A genomic region of Halobacillus amylolyticus contains the following coding sequences:
- a CDS encoding zincin-like metallopeptidase domain-containing protein: MVFWKMIEVEDEEEEKEKKVPLMRYYRVFEIGSQVEGVEPKRKKETYVHNPIEKAEKVKNEYFNAPSFSFVSGGAYYVPFEDRVNVPPKEDFEDINKYYSTLFHEIVHSTGHKSRLAREGVTQPIHFGSQTYSKEELVAELGASMLCGVTGIENTTIDNSASYIQSWLRQLKNDKTLIVSASQKAQKASDHILGIEF, translated from the coding sequence GTGGTCTTCTGGAAGATGATCGAGGTGGAGGACGAAGAGGAAGAAAAGGAAAAGAAAGTTCCCTTAATGCGGTACTATCGAGTCTTTGAAATTGGTTCACAGGTGGAAGGAGTGGAACCAAAACGGAAAAAAGAAACTTACGTCCATAATCCAATTGAAAAAGCTGAAAAGGTCAAAAATGAGTATTTCAACGCTCCGTCGTTTAGCTTTGTAAGTGGCGGTGCCTATTACGTACCATTTGAAGATCGAGTCAACGTACCACCTAAAGAAGATTTTGAAGACATTAACAAGTATTACAGCACCTTATTTCATGAGATCGTACACAGCACCGGCCATAAAAGCCGATTAGCGAGGGAAGGCGTGACTCAGCCCATTCATTTTGGAAGTCAAACCTACAGTAAGGAGGAGCTGGTTGCAGAGCTTGGCGCATCGATGCTCTGTGGGGTGACTGGAATTGAAAATACCACTATTGACAACAGCGCTTCTTATATTCAATCGTGGTTGCGCCAATTAAAGAATGATAAAACCTTAATCGTAAGTGCATCACAGAAAGCGCAAAAAGCAAGCGACCACATATTAGGAATTGAATTCTAA
- a CDS encoding ParA family protein, with translation MGATISFGIQKGGVGKTTTTAISSFLLAEKGYKVLAVDFDSQGNLTGMLTQQNIYDFTDHTVLQAVKEKNPIPYIHKVSDNLDILPAEDFLSILPRYIYRENKGHPAILLRETLEVVKEEYDFIMIDLPPNLGDHTINGLTASDYAIVMLQSEPFCYDALDRYMEFLQGVQDNTNPDLILGGILTTMLDARATIDSSILEQAKDDFEDLVFESVIRRKSRVKEFSIEGIQNRLKADRIALEPYQRFIEELIERVKERQVQ, from the coding sequence GTGGGAGCAACTATTAGTTTTGGTATCCAAAAGGGTGGAGTAGGGAAAACTACAACCACAGCCATTTCTAGTTTCCTTTTAGCGGAGAAGGGATACAAAGTACTTGCGGTCGATTTTGATAGTCAAGGCAACCTTACCGGGATGCTTACTCAGCAAAACATTTATGACTTTACAGATCATACTGTGTTACAAGCCGTCAAAGAAAAGAACCCTATTCCTTATATACATAAGGTGAGCGACAACTTAGATATCTTACCAGCCGAGGACTTTTTATCTATTCTCCCGCGTTATATTTATCGTGAGAATAAAGGACATCCGGCAATCTTACTAAGGGAAACCCTGGAGGTTGTGAAAGAAGAATACGACTTCATCATGATTGATCTTCCACCAAACTTAGGGGATCATACCATTAACGGCTTGACGGCCTCGGACTATGCAATAGTAATGCTGCAATCCGAACCGTTTTGTTATGATGCCTTAGATCGTTATATGGAATTCCTTCAAGGTGTTCAAGACAATACCAATCCTGACCTGATCTTAGGAGGGATTCTAACCACTATGCTAGATGCTCGAGCCACCATCGACTCTTCTATCTTAGAACAAGCGAAAGATGACTTTGAGGATCTTGTCTTTGAATCTGTTATCCGACGAAAAAGCCGTGTTAAGGAATTTTCTATCGAGGGAATTCAAAATAGGCTGAAAGCTGATCGTATTGCTCTTGAGCCCTATCAGCGTTTTATTGAGGAGTTGATCGAACGTGTCAAAGAAAGACAAGTACAGTAG
- a CDS encoding ATP-dependent DNA ligase yields the protein MFVSPMLLQRLDRPFDDEGYITELKLDGIRLILSKFNNKVHLYTQHNNEVTSKFPELQRIDIPDGTVLDGEIVVSDTEGKPDFEFMMERFMSSRSEHSIQFCVFDVIYHEGKKVAHLPLIERKEILASLIVNEEHITKVQWVHGHGKAYFDIVKQNGLEGIVHKRADSKYQIKKRSQDWIKVINYQQTDAVIMGARKGEFGLLLGIEERDRIKPVGVMEFMNPDAKKQLYSRYRDLITEENENFIFIEPKIKCRVKYRNYTKKGLLRIPSFIEYIS from the coding sequence GTGTTTGTCTCACCAATGTTATTACAGAGGTTAGATCGTCCTTTCGATGATGAAGGGTATATAACGGAGCTTAAATTAGATGGTATCCGATTAATTTTATCTAAGTTTAATAATAAGGTACATTTATATACACAGCACAATAATGAAGTGACGTCTAAGTTTCCCGAACTTCAGCGTATAGATATTCCTGACGGCACGGTCTTAGATGGAGAGATCGTTGTTTCCGATACAGAGGGAAAGCCAGATTTTGAATTCATGATGGAACGATTCATGTCCAGTAGATCAGAGCATTCCATTCAATTCTGTGTATTTGATGTCATCTATCATGAGGGAAAGAAAGTGGCACATCTTCCTTTAATAGAGAGGAAGGAAATACTGGCATCTTTAATTGTTAATGAGGAACATATAACAAAGGTCCAATGGGTGCATGGGCATGGGAAAGCTTATTTCGATATCGTAAAGCAGAATGGTCTAGAAGGAATCGTGCATAAGCGTGCTGATTCCAAATATCAAATCAAGAAGCGCTCACAGGATTGGATTAAAGTGATCAACTATCAACAAACTGATGCAGTCATAATGGGCGCAAGAAAAGGTGAGTTTGGTCTGCTACTGGGAATTGAAGAAAGGGACAGAATAAAGCCGGTAGGGGTTATGGAGTTTATGAATCCAGATGCCAAGAAGCAATTATACAGTAGGTATAGGGATTTAATTACGGAGGAAAACGAAAATTTCATTTTTATAGAACCAAAGATTAAGTGTCGAGTTAAATACAGGAATTACACAAAGAAGGGATTACTCAGGATTCCATCTTTTATTGAATATATATCTTAA
- a CDS encoding thioredoxin family protein: MAKRLVEVFTAGCSVCEGAVQQVKDLACDNCEVVVYDLNKKCDTLECETKAKEYGVKSVPAVAINGELISNNGIDIDALKAAGLGQ, translated from the coding sequence TTGGCTAAACGATTAGTAGAAGTATTTACGGCAGGTTGTAGTGTTTGTGAAGGTGCGGTACAACAAGTAAAAGATTTAGCTTGCGATAATTGCGAAGTAGTGGTTTATGATTTAAATAAAAAATGCGACACACTTGAATGTGAAACAAAAGCGAAAGAATATGGTGTTAAATCTGTTCCAGCCGTTGCAATCAATGGGGAGTTGATCAGCAACAACGGCATCGACATCGATGCGTTAAAAGCTGCTGGCTTAGGGCAATAA
- a CDS encoding GNAT family N-acetyltransferase yields the protein MIIRDVLESELEYIKNLRLDAYNEHEQKVPRDHWNVLKQQILTEEDLQSNVDQLVAEVEGEIVGTVVLFPPKTELYTGLLDDELDYPEIRKLAVSSKFRGKGVAKAMISECIRRTKNRGFRSIGLHTADFMENAVKLYEGLGFERLPQYDFEPADDGIIVKAFRIHIK from the coding sequence GTGATTATACGTGATGTACTAGAAAGTGAATTAGAATATATAAAAAACTTAAGATTAGATGCATATAACGAACATGAACAAAAAGTCCCTAGGGATCATTGGAATGTTCTTAAACAACAAATCTTAACGGAGGAAGATTTACAATCAAATGTCGACCAACTCGTAGCAGAGGTCGAAGGGGAAATAGTAGGGACTGTTGTTTTATTTCCTCCAAAAACAGAATTATATACCGGGTTACTGGATGATGAGTTGGATTATCCAGAAATACGGAAGTTGGCTGTATCGTCAAAATTTCGTGGAAAAGGTGTCGCAAAAGCAATGATTTCTGAGTGTATAAGGCGGACAAAGAACAGAGGCTTTCGGTCAATTGGATTACACACTGCCGATTTTATGGAAAATGCAGTCAAATTATATGAAGGTCTCGGATTTGAACGATTGCCACAATACGACTTCGAACCAGCAGATGATGGAATTATTGTTAAAGCTTTTAGGATTCATATTAAATAA
- a CDS encoding MerR family transcriptional regulator encodes MEGLTISQVAKEANVNIETIRYYERRGLISEPTRTESGYRKFPQEVVEDIKFIKRTKDLGFTLGEIKNLLAASNDEKFRSEEMHDFATSKMKEIEAKIHDLQQMKTLLEDLVEKCPGSGISKGECPIIKNFKGVN; translated from the coding sequence ATGGAAGGATTAACAATAAGCCAAGTAGCAAAAGAAGCAAACGTCAATATTGAAACCATTCGATATTATGAAAGGCGTGGATTAATTTCTGAGCCTACTCGAACGGAATCAGGTTACAGAAAATTTCCCCAAGAAGTCGTGGAAGATATTAAATTCATCAAACGAACGAAGGATTTAGGGTTTACTCTAGGAGAAATTAAAAACCTTTTAGCTGCCTCAAATGATGAAAAGTTTCGTTCAGAGGAAATGCACGATTTTGCAACAAGTAAAATGAAAGAGATTGAAGCAAAAATTCATGATTTACAGCAAATGAAAACATTGCTTGAAGACTTGGTAGAAAAGTGTCCCGGTTCTGGGATTTCAAAAGGTGAATGTCCAATTATTAAAAATTTTAAAGGAGTGAATTAG
- a CDS encoding DUF3231 family protein, whose amino-acid sequence MYNRLSIEIQKLSEDGANIMIKNRWLEQPPMAPDRIELAQKNNS is encoded by the coding sequence ATGTACAACAGACTCTCGATAGAAATCCAAAAATTATCAGAGGACGGGGCTAATATCATGATTAAAAACAGGTGGTTAGAACAGCCACCTATGGCTCCTGACAGAATTGAATTAGCCCAAAAAAATAATTCATAA
- a CDS encoding ArdC family protein encodes MSKKIYDMITNQIIEKLEQGVVPWKKPFKNGVAVNWKTQKPYRGINTMLLDGGEYATFKQIKEAGGKIKKGRNRTLWSSGR; translated from the coding sequence ATGAGCAAAAAAATCTACGACATGATTACAAATCAAATTATTGAAAAGCTGGAACAAGGAGTTGTTCCTTGGAAAAAGCCTTTTAAAAATGGAGTTGCGGTGAACTGGAAAACACAAAAACCATATAGAGGAATTAATACCATGCTGCTGGACGGTGGTGAGTATGCGACCTTTAAGCAGATCAAGGAAGCTGGTGGGAAGATCAAGAAGGGGAGAAATCGCACATTGTGGTCTTCTGGAAGATGA
- a CDS encoding atypical membrane-integrating protein (Mistic protein) produces MKATDIETKRFDKALDEILELFNNLENDDPIIHFGDDVINNIERAKKKYGHDLVDEKINTVVSEMLSWLDLEDADSEEDQQDEEDDT; encoded by the coding sequence ATGAAGGCTACTGATATTGAAACCAAAAGATTCGATAAAGCATTAGACGAAATTCTTGAGCTGTTTAATAATCTTGAGAACGATGATCCAATTATTCATTTTGGCGACGATGTCATTAATAACATTGAACGCGCTAAGAAAAAATATGGGCATGATTTAGTTGATGAAAAAATAAATACAGTTGTAAGCGAAATGCTTTCATGGCTTGATCTAGAGGATGCTGATTCTGAGGAGGACCAACAGGACGAGGAAGACGACACCTAA